The nucleotide sequence CGTCCGCCGTTTCTACACCGTTCCTGACTGAGATGACTGTACTTACGAGGTGAATGACTATGCAGGACAGACCAGCATACAATGTGAAGCTGAATCCGCGTTGCATGCTTTGGATGTCGACGAGGCCGAACTGCTTTAGTGTTGCCTCTTGCAAGCGGCAAAGGGCTTTGGCGGAATTGTAGCAAATCATCATATGGTGTTTCCATTGTGCCTCGTTGACGGTCGGGTCCAGAAATGACAAGACTGGACGATGGTACAGAATTTGCAACAGATAGTAGTAGGCATGCAGATTTCCTAAAAACGACGACGGTAAATATGGCGGTGAGCTGTCAGGGGGGTAGCTGATGACCATATCGGCAGGCAATTCAGACAAATATGCTGAAATCGCTTGCTCAAGTTGCTGGAACTCCGGATTAACGCCCCAGTCCTTTGTTCTCCTTAATCGGGCATAGATGAGGCTCATTTTCCTGATGTTTCGCACGATGCGTGCCAGGTAAGTAAAGTTGCGTGAGACATGATACTCGCCATCGTCTCCGCCTGGTATAGGGCGAGGGGCGTCGAAGTCTACCGACTCATAGTTCACGGTAAGATCATGTCGTCCTGTTGTCAGACTCATTAGTCAACTTGCCTACACAGGGCCACTGCCACGGACAAAAAACGTGATCCTACCTTGAGGGGTGCCAACCATAGTTTCGCAAACGAAAATGGTCTGCCAAATTCTTGTTCGAAGGCGGCACTCTGCAACTGTGAACTCGCAAGGAATTCCGGCTTGATGATCCTCATAGTGTTCATCAAGGCCCAAATCCTTACCCATTTGAACGCATTGCACAACAAGCATCCAAGATCGATAAAAGTATCCCCTCTTCGGAGCGGCTTCGCGAGCCTTGAGCATCATTAGTAACGCCTGCAGGGTGCTAAGTCTCGGTACATCCATGAAAGAGTCGGCATGTCCTATATTCCCAAACAACGTTAGCCGAAGCACGATGACCAAAAAAGGCTTCTACGGCTTGTTTCAATGACGTACTCGACGCAAGTGCCAGCCATTGTTGTCCCATGGCAGGTTCCTCGGCCAGGCGGCCACCGATTGCAAAGAGAATTTCTAGGATGAGGGGGGATATGGATTCGCGGCTCGTATTCCATTGCTGATAGAAGGCGACTTTATCCAAAACAGGGACGTAcggatggacatggcgaaAGTATAGGTCGAAGTGGTGCAGAGCGGTGGACTCATCCGGCATCAGCGCCGGAGGAATGCGAATCTTGTGACCGGGTATTGCGGTGACATTGGGTAATATGGAGCCGTagtcatcgtcatcctccacCGCAGGTTGCTCTTCCCGACGGAATGAAGCTTTGTTCCGTAGATATGGCGCTGGAGTTTGGACCAAATTAGCCATGCTCACTCAAAAGTTAACCTCAGCGCAAGCTTACCGGTTCCAAGTTCGTTTACTTTCAATCCACCTAGGAGGTCAGCTAgatcctgctgctggtatgAATCAACAGATTGTGCTTCTGGGGACGATTCTTGTCTTTGGGCTTGATGCATCGGCGGCGTCGGGAAGGCATTTGGCCCGGTGTATGCGGGGTCCAAGACTCCGGATGGTGGCACTGTCGTGTAGTGTAAATTTTGTTGGCCCGGAGTCGCATCGAAGGAAACCTGGTGGAAGGCAGCCTGATCCCGGTCGAACGAGCCTTGATATAGCTCTGTCATTGACTTGGACGAGTCTTGGCTAGGCTGGCCAGGCATGCCAATCTGCTGAAATTGGCTCGAGGGATCTAAGATTGCATCGTATGAAGTGCCCGTGTCCGATCCTTCATAGCCGTTGGGCCGGACGCAGTGAAGCTTGAGCCGGATGCAGGCCGAGCATGGCCATGTGTTGGTTGTCGCGGCATCGCATTTGATCTTTCTCTTTCGACAGCCCTCGCAGGCTCTCATTACTATTGCGAAACAGTCAGACTATCATCTTGTGATACAAAATGCCCAAGATGCGCTCAATTCTATCCAAACCTTTCAGTCTCTTGTGACGATTGTGTTCGTCGACGAAAACATAATCTGTATAGCAATATGTCAGCACTCCAGGCAGAACAGAGGCAGAGTGCGGCCGGCGCTGTTTGGTTCATGGCGTCTCGCATGACGGCGCAAACGAGGAGACAAAAAACTGACTCTTCTGTGTTTCCCTCTGGGGGAACTGCTGCGGTGAAAATTGAAATGAACTCATTTGTGCTGCTTGTGCGTTTTGCGCATCCTGTGGTAGAATTCGACGAACGGAGGGATCGGTAGCCATCGCgagcggcggcggcggcagaggCACCAGAAGCACCAACAGGGATTCCGCCTTCTGCAAAGACGGAGCTGGACTAGTGACGGCAGTATCGGAAGTGGTGGAATTATTTGCCAAAGGTCTTAGGAAGTCGGAAGAGGTTGAGAGAGCTTTTGGCTGTCGACATGAAGCCGACGCAATGGGCTTCCGGCCACTCGATACAAGGCGGGATCGGGGTTGAAGCTTTGAGTTAGGTAGGCGAGCGATCAAGTCGTCGGCACGATGGTGAGAAGGGGGATGAAATTCAAGCCGCCGCAACCAACATGAAAGTCAAATCCAAGTCGAGCCGCCAAGTCGCAGAGTCAGTCGCAGGCTTTCATCCATTCAATACACAGAGCGGTGGGCGGTAGATGTGGGGAGAGAGCCGCAATGGCAATTATAAGGACGGATGGGCTGGACACCGGcaaagcagcaccaccaccagcacaagcaAATAATAAATCGAGTATACTTGGTACATCCGCTGGGACAGGGAGCGACCAGGGCAGGGAGTGGGCTTTTTTTCTGGATCCCAGATCTGCCAGTCGGCTTCAGAACGTGTCAACGCACTTGGTGTAGTGGCGGATTGGTGG is from Pochonia chlamydosporia 170 chromosome Unknown PCv3seq00027, whole genome shotgun sequence and encodes:
- a CDS encoding C6 finger domain-containing protein (similar to Neosartorya fischeri NRRL 181 XP_001261942.1) — translated: MATDPSVRRILPQDAQNAQAAQMSSFQFSPQQFPQRETQKNYVFVDEHNRHKRLKVMRACEGCRKRKIKCDAATTNTWPCSACIRLKLHCVRPNGYEGSDTGTSYDAILDPSSQFQQIGMPGQPSQDSSKSMTELYQGSFDRDQAAFHQVSFDATPGQQNLHYTTVPPSGVLDPAYTGPNAFPTPPMHQAQRQESSPEAQSVDSYQQQDLADLLGGLKVNELGTAPYLRNKASFRREEQPAVEDDDDYGSILPNVTAIPGHKIRIPPALMPDESTALHHFDLYFRHVHPYVPVLDKVAFYQQWNTSRESISPLILEILFAIGGRLAEEPAMGQQWLALASRHADSFMDVPRLSTLQALLMMLKAREAAPKRGYFYRSWMLVVQCVQMGKDLGLDEHYEDHQAGIPCEFTVAECRLRTRIWQTIFVCETMVGTPQGRHDLTVNYESVDFDAPRPIPGGDDGEYHVSRNFTYLARIVRNIRKMSLIYARLRRTKDWGVNPEFQQLEQAISAYLSELPADMVISYPPDSSPPYLPSSFLGNLHAYYYLLQILYHRPVLSFLDPTVNEAQWKHHMMICYNSAKALCRLQEATLKQFGLVDIQSMQRGFSFTLYAGLSCIVIHLVAIVSPDPDLNTDAREYFQRHMRLMETVMEAWPMPDLQKQVDAIREAFSADIRRPFVLKPSFPYGSPHPSNQSSPPRANMAYQASAHRTGSMDQQLDPSSQHVSYISHPITPPISVGPMDSRSDSPAVQSLVMMPQDGPAADMHHTMGLTSNPPTWNPARIFEHWNTSFGTPSQAGSLLGSATRATSLNVSTPGAPDPNALADQASNHSLSPGAQQMAQQQYPTTTSMPNFITPAMWQESVASVYEGGLKRAWDYDGGMANMKRR